AAGAGACTGTTCTATCTAGCTTCCCATGTTTGTTAATGCCAATTTATACTGGTCTAGACAAGCtgaatgatttttgtttagttgtATTTTATATTATGCTTAGacactttcttttcatgttctCTAGGCTGTATACATTTAGTTCTGAGAGAAATCAGTCTGTGTGGAGTATTTATCGAATCGGATGAATGAAAAGCAGTTGCACCACCTctattgtcaaaaaaaaaaaaaaaaaaggttccaTGACTGTTCAATGGAAAGTTTTTGTTTGCAGTTTCTCTATGTATTAGTTTTGTATGTTTTCTGAAATATAtcgaaatttatttattatcaaCTTCTCCAGTTGTTTTCTATCCTTGTTTGGCTTCTTGTGTTTCCACTTTAATGCATCTGCCAGATGCTCTCTGTGTGTTTTTTTCTTTACATTCTGCACATGGCTACTTATAGCTTGCTTGACCAAGCTTTTGGAAAGCCAGAAGtgcttattttcttgaaaaagtgcttattttaggaAGTCTAGGTGTTTGTTAAGCTTTGAGAGAAAAAATTAAGTGTTTTTGCGTAGTAGCAGAAGatgtttttcagaagctaaaaaaaatagcttttccCAAGAAACAACATTTTTGGAACATTGACCAAGCGCAAAGTACTACTCTAATTTTGGGAAGTACTTTTCAAATTAAATAGCCAAACGCAAACTGCTACGCTGCAAAAGTACTTATTCAAAAGcgcttttcaaaataagcaaatTTTGGAAGCTTGGCAAAACAGATTATTAAATCCAGTAACTTTATGTCCTTGATTCACTTTTAGCTCATTATGACTTCCTAACTTCCTCCTCCTTAATTCTTATAGACAAGAACCGAAGGATTTCACTCCCTTGGAGTTTATCAATCTCTAAAGAAGCTGCTGAAGCATGAAGGCGTTATTGGATTTTACAAGTAAGTTTAGATTTTGACTGTTCAAAAACGAGAGTTTGTTGTGGAAGTATTTGTTATTCATGTTCCGCTTATTGCAGAGGAAATGGAGCAAGTGTTCTCAGGATTGTCCCATATGCTGCCCTTCATTACATGACGTATGAGCGATATCGAGGGTGGATATTGAATAATTACTCTGCCTTAGGAACAGGACCTGTTGTAGATCTTTTGGCTGGCTCAGCATCTGGAGGAACTGCAGTTTTATGTACATATCCCCTAGATTTGGCTCGCACCAAACTGGCTTATCAGGTGCTtcatttgttaaatatatttgTTTCTCTTTCTCTGTGCATGTCTGATTGCATTTGGTAGTTTTACTATTTTGCAATAGCTAGTTTTGTGCGTATTCTGTGCTTTGCCTATTGAATTATTTTCATTAACACGCACCGGCAAAGTTGGAAATTGATCTGATTAGCAGCACTCACAAATTGACTTGCTTTAGTAGGATGAATAGCTGTATCTGATTTTTGACTTCATCAAAACGGCAATATAccttgttatttcattaagatGTGTAAACAATCATAGGTAAGCTGCCCTATTTTATTAAATACTCATGCAAACTCATATATGATGGAGAAATAATCCctccctctttctttctctGTCTCTCTCAAATTACTCCACAATTGTGGAGGGAAAAAATCTGGTTTCTTTCCCAGTCGACATGTGAGATCCTGCTACATCAATCAATAAAAGTTGCATCCTGGTATCAGTTTCTGCCCAAGCTTGTCTTTTAGATAAAGAGAACATTGATAAATTATCATTTTGACTGATTCAAGAATTAGGGTAAAAAGAATCTACACTGTTTGTGTGCTCCAACTCTGGCCATTCTGTTTGTATCTTGTACAGTTGTATATGCCAGAGAGACctccaaaaatattattttgcaCTAAGGATCTTCGCGAATGTTTCTATATCTCAATCTCATGTAGGTTCACTAGATCAAACAAATATAGTGTTTACCCTTTGAGTGTTGACATACTCGATCATGTTCATGGCATTAAACTGTTGACATGGCTATCATCTCATGTTTGTTTTCTCCTTTATCTTTTTTTAGGTCAAGGGTACAAGAGGAAATTTGGGGAATGGCGTTAGACCATCTCATGTTCATCCTCAATATAGTGGCACTAAAAATGTCCTACAGGCTGTCTACAAGGAAGGAGGACTCCGTGCACTTTATCGAGGTGTAGGTAAGTATTTGTTGGGTCCTTGACTCATATGCAATTAATTGGGTCATAAAACTTTAAAAACATGAGGGACCTAACTTTATTTATGAAGCATGGTGTGATATTAAAGGTCAATATCATGGCAGATAACCATAGGAACCCAATTTTAGATTGCATATTCAAGTTGAGCATATTCAACTTGAACTTGAGTTTGATACAGCACGGTCATTCTTTTGATCTTGTTATTTTTTGTtcattgattattttattttcggGAACTTATGAAACCATTCTTTTTCTTATGAAGTAAGTTGTTGCACCGATGGCATCAACTCATGAAACCTTTCTTGGTACTTCTGTAATTCCAAAAAACACCAACCAGACTCCCTCctaatttccttttttatacGTAGTTCTTTTCTTCCGGAATGCAAAATTAACAGTATGTTTGAATGTTTTTTGCTATAactgaaaatttgaaatatcgtAACATCGGAATCCCTTGAAATAACGCCCTCAATCAAAAGGACGAGGAGACTTTCACACTAAATTTAGACAATTAATTTTGGGTTTTATGTTGTCAAGTACtttgtattttttatatttactgCGATGTCGAAAAATCTCTGAAACTGATGGACCGTATTTTTCATGTTACTTATTTAATCCTCCTATGCCATATTTTAGTTTGATTGGGTATAAGTTGAATCGTTTTATGGCTCGAAACAGGTGGACTCAAAAGCAGTAAAATGttatattttgataaatttgGGATTTTATAACAATAAAAGAGGGTCCTAGGtccttttaattattatgaaagtcaaaaagaaaataaaaaatgaggaaaaaagtTTGAAATTAGGAAAATGGACAAAATATGAGAAcacttcaaaagaaaaaaagaaaaagaagacaatCTTAATAGAAGTGTAAAtttaactgttttttttttttctctgaagGTTTAGATTAATGTCTCTCATTTGTAAAATCTGCCTTGCCGCCCTaacttttacaatttttttgtcTTGATGTCCATGGTTGTGCATGCATTGCCTAGGTCTTTGCATTAATGTTTTATGGCTTTAGCTCTTTATGAATATCAATGATGCACAAATGACTCAATTTATATTCGGAGCAGGGCCAACCCTTATTGGTATTCTTCCTTATGCTGGATTGAAGTTTTACGTTTATGAGGAGTTAAAGAGGCATGTTCCGGAAGAGCATCAGTCCTCCATTTTGATGCGTCTCTCTTGTGGAGCTATAGCTGGTTTATTGGGTCAGACATTTACATATCCATTGGACGTGGTTAGGAGGCAGATGCAGGTATCACCCATTATGCTCTCACATATGGCATAACTCAATGTAACCTCTATACATTTTGTGTTGATTGAATAAGTGCCTTTTGAATTCATGTCCACTCTATATCCTGAACAGAGTAATTAGTAATTTTGTGCATCATCTGTGCTTCTGGAACTCCACCAGTATCTGAGTGACTAACTTGTGTCCAATGGTACTACCCTCCGTGGAAGCCTTACTAAAATATACTCCCTTCGTTTGATTTGAACCTGTTTGATTAGttatggagtttaagaaagaaggaaaggcTTTTGGAACTTGTGGTCTTATACATGTCATCACGTTTGTTTGGGTATAATATCATCTCATTGAGGGTAAAATAgggtttaaagttaaattgtctCCAAATATAAAAAGGTGTCACACTTTTTGGatcagactaaaaaggaaatatgtcACATGAATTGGAACAGAGGAAGTAAATATTGTGCCGTAGCACTGCCACAGATAAATGTAGTTAAGAGCATGTCACTTGTGCATATGAATAATAAACTATGAAAATATCTTTTATTCAGGTAGAGCATCTGCAACCTTCACTGCAAGACAGAGCCAGATATAGGAACACATTTGATGGGCTTTCTTCAATTGTTCGTAATCAAGGTTGGAGACAATTGTTTGCAGGGCTCAGTGTTAATTATATGAAGGTAAAAAGTTTGGTTTAATTGTAGTCTTTTTCACTACAATTGCAATCTTTAACCTGTTCTTTAAAGAATTTCTAGTTGACCCTATTATATATTTTGCCCATAATACACATTTGGGCACACTTTATTTGGGAGTTGGATAAAACTTTAGTGGAAACACTTTTTCGAAGCTTGAATACTGTCAACTGCAGAAACGAAAAAAGAAATgaccaacaaagaaaaacaataatcCTGTGGTTAAAGCACCAATTTTGTCCAACTGCAGTATTGTGATAAGTACTTGTTCGTTGAAAAGATCATAAAGTTGATAATAGAATTGACAAATTGGTATCTTTATCTCTTACCTTTGCTAACTGTTTTTAGCTTTATTATCTTTGTTGATTGAATTGGGTTATCCcattatttcattgttgttatgTACTGCTTTCCATATTGCATTATATCGTTGTTGTTATGTACTGCTTTCCATAACGTACTATTACATTGTTGTTACTGctttcatttccatattcccTTTTTCATACTTCTTTGAAATGCTTtacttgagctgagggtctatcggaaacaacctctctatctctACGAGggaggggtaaggtctgcatacactgtaccctcccagaccccacttgtgggactacacttGTATCTTTGTTATTGAATTAGCGCACAATGCAAATTACCCTACCAGTTGTAGGAAAAACCATAAAGATGTTGCCTTTCATGTCACTTAAGTGGGTTCAGAAACTACATAAACTTCTGAATAAATGTGTAACATCCCAAATTATTGTTGCTTATAGTGCTATCTTTTTTTCCACTTATGCAATATACAGGATAGAATATCCCTGACATTTGAAAAACAAAGTCAGTTTGCATTTATACTTGGATCTCAAAGAGTACAGAAACATAAATATGATATTTGGGTTACTATGTTAAATATCAGATTTAACAAGTCTCTTTTGATAAATTTATCCTTTCTGCATGACCTAAAGTTTAATTAACTATCTGTGTCAGTTCTCCattcttcaaaaaataaaaactatctTGGTCCCTCCCATTTTCCTGAATAACGCGTTATCATCACCTTTCCTTTCCCAATCCTCATGTTATGATTTATTCCTTTAACCTGCTGAGTGTAAATGGGGAGCTGAAATGGGGTGAAAAGAAATAAGGATATTTCCATGACCATGGAATGTCAATCTCCTTTTACACCACAAAAAGTATGCTTAGTAGAAgctttttttattgtttttgccTCAAGTATGTTTCTGGAGAAGTCACACTTTTGCGCTTCCTAACAAGGACTCAAATTCCGACCATGTTTAAATATGGATTTGTTCTTGTCGCATCTATAGGTGTTTTACTATTTAGCAAAAGAGGAATCGTAGCTTAGCATCTGACAAAGAACGTAGTGCAAATTATCGTTCCAAGATGGATTAGATCTACTGTCGATTATTAGTTAGAGATGTACAATATCTTATGTTGCTAGATTTCTTGAGTAACTCATCAAAAGTGCCTTTGCTTTTGTTGGCAGATTGTTCCCTCAGTGGCAATTGGTTTCACAGCATATGATACAATGAAGGCGTGCCTTCGTGTTCCTCCCAGGCAGAAATCAAAATCCATATCAGCTGCATAAATACACCCCAATGGTGACAACAACTCACATAGTTCTGTATAAAAGCTTTGATGATCATGATTACCAAAGAGGAAGAGTATGCGTTTATGGCGTGCACAAAATTCTTGCTATGTGTGAGGTCTCGAGAAGGGTCGGACCACATTGGCTATATTTTACACAGCCTTACTTACATATAAAAAGATTTACCTAAACACGTCATTTTACTAGTTGTCTCTCTTCCTCCATCTTCCTTCTAACCAGTGCAATGTAGTTCTGATGTAGTCCTGTTATACATGACGTTGTTACATACATTATGCTTCTCCTCTCTTGGTTTTATTATACTCCCTCCCGATCATGTTGCATCGTAACCCCCCATAATATCCTAAAGGACAACCCAGGAGTTGGCACTATCCAGGTGTGTTTGGTCATTGGtgtgaaagaaaatatttttctggaaataagtgattttttattCTTTGGTATTTGGTAATTAAtcaaaaaatattactccaaaaacatttatatataacTAAATTAACACTAGGGGTGGAGGCGTTGTGGTAAGGGATCTACATACAGTAATGgtataaaaatgaaaactttgCTGGATATGGGGCAGCGGTGGGGGCTGGGGTAGGGATGAGAATCAACTTTGTATATCatttatggaacttgttttAGGAAGTTATTTTTGTGATTTCTAAGAAACGAGAAAAACATTTGTCAAATCATTTTgatcaaacaaaaatgaaaaaattgatATCAAGCACACTCACAAATCAAAATGTATAATCACTAATGTGACACTTCGTAAATTCAGATTAGGCGTGgatgtgttaaatgagtattaatgtgacattttagacATATGAAGTCCTATCGGGATGAGTTTTggtggaaatagttgttttggaatcaaGACGAATAGTGAGGTGTTGAGgttcgatagaatcggctaagtttacGGCAGGTCTGCCTTCCAACCCGTTTTCGTGAAAATTGgttgaaaatttgagaaaattcaaaacatgaaagttgtaaccttttgaaatacctttccaacaatATATTATGGAGCTCGAACGGACATGTGAGTAAAacgttatgaccattttactaaCCTGCGACGGGCTGCGGCGCAACCTGCGTTTCGCAGGTTCAGTCTGCGTCGCAACCTACGTCTCGCAAGTTCAGTCTGTGACGCAACCTACGTTTCACAAGTTGAtcaccaaaatcataattttttgtCACAATCTACGTTCAGTCTGTGTCCATCAGGTCACACTTGCGTTTCGCAGGTCGGGCTCAACTATAAAAGTACAGATcgtgaaattttcaaaaatcatacaTTCCACTTCATttttggccgactttttgagGAGAAAAGACCTTAGGACTTCCCCAAACCTCCTAAGGTGAGTTCTTCCTCAAACCCCAAGtatttttttctattatattAACAAGGAGTAACACCCATATACGGATTATTAACAAGATTCAACTCTATAATCCTAAGGTTCTCAAGAAAACTCTTCTCAAGGATTCAAGTTCATATTTATGGTATTCTTCTCCaaaagttttggagcgattaaggtatgtaagactttccCATTCCAATCGATTATAGCTTTGAATTGGTGATTATGGACTCTAAGTtcttgagaaataagttaatgGGCTAGCTAGTAAGAAACGTATGAACTATTGTAtggtttggattgttgacttagggctgttgtaatcatatgggtgatgaagaatgatgttagtTATATCTATTTGAggttgtagaatcacctagaagcaAGAGGTCGGCTAATTGGATGAAGAGACGCCATTAATGAATGTTGTagagctttatgcccaccaagtgtttgataaaatgcgtAGATGACCAAATCATGAGTATACTTGCTAATATCGAATCCCTTTTGACTAGTATTGTTTATATATTAAGGTTAAAAGAATTGACGAACATACGCTCAAATGCGAAATTAAGGTACGTAAGGCTAACTCTTTACGTttgggaatgttaatgattctccctacgccacgttcttttacaacattaataattgccttagaaatatagttaagcttaGTTCCTTATATAGTTGCAGAACTTATATTCTCTAGTTTCGTAAttcgttcatgactttcattccaAACGTTGTGAGTTAAgtacgtaatcaatatagacttgtgtttgATACCCATGAGTGTCAGTCCAGAATActcagcatgtttatgaatggTTAAAGCTTCATGTctcataatcagttcatgaatatATGTCTCAGTGAGTCATTGCTCAATATGTCAGTGTTGTACTTTTCAGCATCATTCTCAgttcttttaattaatttgtttaatgttgaacacctgtgttttgggcctaaggccacagttatgtatatgtatacttgggcctaaggccacatattatgatttcagtaaGCAGGTGATTCTCCATTCAGAACAGGAAGTATTCTTATCTTTACTTTTTTTGTTCACTTCAGTTATCAGATCaggttcagtttcagttcttacaGTTCTTTCAGTTTCAGTACTTCAGTTCTTTCTTTCGGATGCTTGCATACCAGTGCAATTCagatgtactaacgtcccttttgccagGGGTCTACATCTGACGATGGAGGTAACGATTTACAGGACAACGCTCTGCTCCAGTATCAGCTGATTGATGAGCCCCAATTCTTTCGGGGCCTTATCATTTATTTACAGACTTTTTAGCATTTACAAACAGTCAGGTATGACAAGGGCCTTGTCCTagtaattgtcaatttttagtACTTCGTAGcggcttcatagactatagTTGCAGACAATCAAAGTTTAACAGGCTTTAATGTTAGCCGTGTTGGCTACGTATTTATACTCTCAGACTTATTCAGTATCTCCGCACTTATGTTTATTAAGTCAGACGtttagtagatcagcatgtgttaaGTTTATTTCCGCATTCTGTATGTTTTGATATTACATGTTGATCCAGTCAGCCAGTTAATTCGCTCGATCACACGCAGTCAGGCACCAAATATCGTGTCACGCCTAAGctatggttcggggcatgacaacTAAAACCTATAAAAGTTATGTGTGGGACTAAATTTCTAACTAAAGTCCAAAATGAAAATCTTTTTCCGCAACGTTAATGATTCAGTTAATTTGCATCAGGCTTTGACTCCTCAGTCCCCACCCACTCTAGGAGCTCCTTGGTCCTTTGACTAGTTCTAAAGTGATATTTGACCTCGATCATCTCTTTAAAGTAAAGAATATACGGTAGACATTGCTATAATATGCTAGAAATACAATAACAATGTTTAcagtactactccctccgtccactTTTACCTGTCACGTTTCGTTTCCCGAGAGTCAAACTGCATAAAAATTGAAGATGtactttttcatcatattaatatgagaagaattagaatttatagtatttttcgtATAGTTTCCGAAcatctaaattttatttttaaaacattaaattaatctaatttagTTTAGCTcaaaaaattagttaaattaaCTCTCAAGAAGCGGAACGTGACAAATAAAGTGGACGGATGGAGTATTAATATCAATAGTAAGTCAATAGGTAAATCTTGGGCTTTGGACCTTATCATTCAAAGGATAAATTTAATGATTTGACTGCCAAATTCAATTTAGGATAGTCAAAGTCAAATAGAGGGGTAGCATTTACAGATTTAATGATTTGACGGTCAAATTCAACGTATGATAATCAGCTGAGAGGGAGGGGTAGCATGTACAGCTTAAATGATTTGACTGCAATTCAACTTAGGATAGTCAACTGTGACGGAGGGGGTAGCATTGACAGATTTAATGATTTGACTGTTAAACTTAACTTAGGATAGTCAATTGAGAGGGAATGTGTTTCCCTCCCACCAAACTTATGATTGTGTTTGATGTTGTGGGACAAATACTTATATTTGGTGAGTCACGGATATACATTTGTCTTCAAAAAATCTCTATCCATGATATTGACATTGAATAAGTCATTGGTCTTGGCACCTTAAAAATCTCTAATTAAAGACTTGACATGATGACTTAGCCAACGATACATGCCCTTGATGGCGAGTGTATGCATTGGTTCTAGCCTGATCCAACTTCAAATTGTCGTGTACTCATATAAAGTTTTCCCTTCTTTGAATTAGCCAGGTCTCAGTAACATAATTTGTAGTTGGTTAATGGTTAGACTGGTCTCAAGTCCTAATTGAGATAATCCAATAACGAACATTGCACACTGAAGGCTTTGCCTTCTCGTCACCTTGGTATACATGTTCTAAAACTCATTAGCCTTTTGAAAAAGTATTCCTCTTAACTAATTACAAGAAGGGAAATATACTGATTTAAGCCCCTTGCTCTAAGCTGTCTCAGATCAAGAAGCCTCATCTGATTTTCCACGATTGTACTTACACCTTTTCGTAGTATTTTTTTAGTTAaccattttaaaattttccaaatcTATAATCCGACACCCATGTACTGTCAAATTTTTCTGAAGTCGTGTTTGGGAACTCTGACAAAATTTCCACGTTTTGATCCATCGAGTCTTTTCGACTTATGAATGTCGTTTAAGTTCCTCATGTGTCTTTTCTCCACTATTGTTTTCCTCTTAAACTCTGTCCCATTTTTGCTTCAAAAAATATAGACATAATAAGGGCATCTGAAAATCATTTCTTTATTTCCTCCTTTTATACTGTATTGTCTAGTGTGTGTCGTATATGTAAATGTACGTAATGTCTGTATCAAATAAAAGGAtgaattcaaattaattaaagCTAATCGACACAACTATGTGCAGATATGTTTCTTTCTTCCCTCCTCCCTCAATTGATTGTCTCGTCAAACACCTTTGTATCCTTAAGATAAACtttaattttagttttgtttgacaaaatcaaaaaagaataGTATCATCCTTTAACAAAGAATGTCTCTAGATAAGATGCTAAAAACTAGACTTTGATTGAATAATTAGAAcacaaattttggaaaacatgaaGTAGAGAACCACAGATTGCTAAAGAAAATTTAGTCCTATCCGCCAAAACTCACATAACATTCGTTCAAAAACAAATCAGAAATCACCTACAATCTCCACTGAAACCCCAAATCGCTTACCAAATAAATTGCATTTTGCATCTAATATAAATTTTCATCATGGGagctcttttttaaaaatttataatgcTATATATGCCTCAACTTGTGAATACCTCAACTATTCTAGCGGGTATTTATACTTTCCAGTAacacatactccctccgtttcaatttatatgaacccatttgactggacacgacatttaagaaagagggaagacttttaaaacttgtggttcaaaataaggcttgaaaatttgtgtggctgtaaatcattcataaagtgaatttgtttccaaattaggaaagaggtcattcattttggcacggactaaaaaggaaataggttcaaacaaattgaaacagagggagtatatcgGATAACTCTACCTACCAGAACTTAACATGGATTGCTACTGTCTTGATTGAACAACTTAGGCTCAAGCTTGTGTCTACAAACAGGACAAAATGGCTTCTTCGACAGCCAAAGATCGATACATTCTAGGTGGAATCCATGGGGGCAACCAGGAACTAACCTTGCAGGTTCCTCAGTTCCAATCACATCCAAGCAAATTGCACAATCACTGCCCAGCTTCAAATCTTTTCCAGTGATTTTTGGGAGTTCCTCGAGCTGCACGACAGAGAGTCCTTCCTTTCGGGTGGATTTCACCAGCCTGGGAGAGTGGTCCCTACTGGTTGCTCTTGAAACTACATAGAGGTATAAGAAGCAGAGCAAAGCCATGCGACGAAAGGTAAACAAAGTAGTAGATACAAAGAGATCggcattttcttttttcctttttggaatATCCAATGGAATTTACCCTTTACGGAAAATGGTGGAGTGGAATCCAAGAACTTGTTTAAATTTGTGGAGGTGCAGGAGAGTTTTGAGTGTATATGGGTTGGCACTGGTTGGAGGTCAcatgtcatatctggtattgtaaaaaggcgttaatgaaaaatgatatggatgagtcattttgataacTGACGATGggataaatgagtcaaactattgatgagtggcataaatgaaccatttccgatagtttcacagcataaatgagccaaactattgatgagtggtataaatgagtcatttccgatagttcaatGACATATTTGAACCTTTATGAATGAGACATCAAAATAACAGTTCAGGAAATGGTCGTTCTTCATAGTAAGTCCTAGGATTTTGAAGAGCAAAAAGTAGTGCGGatcaacttcaaaatcttcaGGATTAAATGaagaatttaaaaattaacCTAAAAGCGCAAGGTTCTCCTTTGGCCGTTCCCACACATAATTCGTGAAAACAACAACTATCTATCCCACCCTTTGATCTCGTTTTGGCAACTATACTATAGGCtcaaccaataaaattcatcaAATAATCTTCTGCTACGTTATCTAGGCTCTTTCCTCCAATTACTTCAGAAGATAACCCATAACCTTGTACGCCTAGAAACTGGAATTTCTTACCCTCTCGGAATGCTACATAGGGACTAAAGCATTGTTTCAACCAATCTTGCAAGTGCTGGTAATTAAGGTGTAGTAGGTTAGTtaacatcaataccaaaattTAAACTCAGCCAGTGACCCGATCCCACCATTGTTGTTTCTTCTCCCTTTAGCTAGCCAGCTATTCAAAGAACAACTGGAGGAAGTCCTTTGACATTTTTCTTCTATCTTCTTACCATTTAAACCAGCTCTCTGAGGGAATATCAGCTTAAGCTAGCAAAGCCATCAACTTGTTAAAATGATTCTCCTTCATCAACTTTTTATGAGAACGATCTAGAAAGTTCCACATGAGAGTTTTGTGCACCTTCTCAGCTATAATACCGTCTTGTATACATTTAATCTGGGCAGTAACAAATTGTGAAGCAAACAAGTctctcatcatatcatggaGAAAAATGACACCATAATTGAACATAAAAGCATCCCCACCAACAATGCTGCTTCATATCCTCAAAACCACCACTGCACCATTGATATTTCCTCACGTTCTGAAAAATGTAATGGGATAGATGTCCTTGCAACTCCGACAAGACATTTCCACAGGTTCTGACAAATGTAATGGGATGCATGTCTTCGCAACTCTGACAAGTAGATTAGAAACCTTGTCTTCCAGCCTTCTTGATCAATAAGTTTAAC
This genomic window from Lycium ferocissimum isolate CSIRO_LF1 unplaced genomic scaffold, AGI_CSIRO_Lferr_CH_V1 ctg6647, whole genome shotgun sequence contains:
- the LOC132045428 gene encoding mitochondrial carrier protein CoAc1; the encoded protein is MGSSSQGSSLSTNVAGYREVSVFDGLPIYVKELIAGGAAGAFAKTAVAPLERVKILLQTRTEGFHSLGVYQSLKKLLKHEGVIGFYKGNGASVLRIVPYAALHYMTYERYRGWILNNYSALGTGPVVDLLAGSASGGTAVLCTYPLDLARTKLAYQVKGTRGNLGNGVRPSHVHPQYSGTKNVLQAVYKEGGLRALYRGVGPTLIGILPYAGLKFYVYEELKRHVPEEHQSSILMRLSCGAIAGLLGQTFTYPLDVVRRQMQVEHLQPSLQDRARYRNTFDGLSSIVRNQGWRQLFAGLSVNYMKIVPSVAIGFTAYDTMKACLRVPPRQKSKSISAA
- the LOC132045427 gene encoding E3 ubiquitin-protein ligase ATL23-like, with the protein product MHPITFVRTCGNVLSELQGHLSHYIFQNVRKYQWCSGGFEDMKQHFSRATSRDHSPRLVKSTRKEGLSVVQLEELPKITGKDLKLGSDCAICLDVIGTEEPARLVPGCPHGFHLECIDLWLSKKPFCPVCRHKLEPKLFNQDSSNPC